One part of the Salinivirga cyanobacteriivorans genome encodes these proteins:
- a CDS encoding 2-oxoacid:acceptor oxidoreductase subunit alpha, with protein MATTKKKIEKEEVVIRFSGDSGDGMQMTGTQFSNTTALLGNDVSTFPDYPAEIRAPQGTVGGVSGFQLHFGNAKVHTPGDYCDVLVAMNPAALKANQRWVKNGGTIIVNIDSFSEKNLKKAGFDENPLPAFKKGDYNVIEAPIQTLIHEAVKDLGLDMKSIERTKNMFALGITYWLFNRPLNHTETFFEQKFAKKPEIIEANILALHAGYNYANTVEALSSHYVVKKAELEKGVYRNINGNTATAWGLIAAAEKAKMPLFCGSYPITPASEILHELSARRDLGVKTFQAEDEIGGITTAIGASFAGNFAVTTTSGPGLALKTEAVGLAVIAELPLVIVDVQRGGPSTGLPTKTEQSDLLQAIYGRHGESPAVVIAASSPSNCFQYAFEAGRIALEHMVPVILLTDGFLANGSEPWRVPEMSSLPAIKAPFVEPSEKEYLPYERDPETLTRKWAVPGMKGFEHRVGGLEKMDKTGNVSYVPENHQLMSEYRQEKVNKVADDFPLPYVEGADEGELLVIGWGGTYGHLHTAVTELQEEGKKLSFVHFNYIYPLPKGVEKIFEKFDNLLVCELNLGQFADYLSIKVPGYKYQKYNKVQGLPFTVDELKNAFNKILEDK; from the coding sequence ATGGCAACTACAAAAAAGAAGATTGAAAAAGAAGAGGTTGTTATCCGGTTTTCTGGAGATTCCGGCGATGGAATGCAGATGACCGGTACACAATTTTCTAACACAACTGCACTTTTGGGTAACGACGTTTCGACGTTTCCTGATTACCCGGCAGAAATCAGGGCACCTCAAGGAACCGTTGGTGGTGTTTCCGGATTTCAGTTGCATTTTGGAAATGCGAAGGTGCACACTCCCGGGGATTATTGCGATGTACTTGTTGCAATGAACCCTGCAGCGCTTAAAGCTAACCAAAGATGGGTTAAAAATGGCGGTACCATTATCGTCAATATTGATAGTTTTTCTGAAAAAAACCTTAAAAAAGCAGGTTTCGATGAAAATCCACTTCCTGCATTTAAAAAGGGTGATTATAACGTTATTGAAGCTCCTATACAAACTTTAATTCACGAAGCTGTAAAAGACTTAGGGCTGGACATGAAATCGATTGAAAGAACCAAGAATATGTTTGCCCTTGGCATTACATATTGGTTGTTCAACAGGCCCCTTAACCATACAGAAACCTTTTTTGAACAAAAGTTTGCCAAGAAACCAGAAATTATTGAAGCCAATATTCTGGCGCTTCATGCAGGGTATAATTATGCCAATACAGTTGAAGCCTTAAGCTCACATTACGTGGTTAAAAAGGCTGAACTTGAAAAAGGGGTTTACCGCAATATCAATGGAAATACTGCCACAGCATGGGGGCTAATTGCAGCAGCTGAGAAAGCTAAGATGCCACTCTTCTGTGGTTCGTATCCCATTACTCCTGCTTCTGAAATTTTGCACGAGCTTTCTGCACGAAGAGATCTGGGTGTAAAAACTTTCCAGGCTGAGGACGAAATTGGTGGAATAACCACTGCTATTGGAGCAAGTTTTGCCGGGAATTTTGCTGTTACAACAACTTCAGGCCCAGGACTTGCCCTTAAAACTGAAGCTGTTGGTCTGGCTGTTATTGCAGAATTACCGCTTGTTATTGTTGATGTGCAACGTGGCGGGCCATCGACAGGTTTGCCCACAAAAACGGAGCAATCAGATTTACTGCAGGCCATATACGGACGACATGGCGAGAGCCCTGCTGTTGTAATAGCTGCCAGTAGTCCATCAAATTGTTTTCAGTATGCCTTTGAAGCGGGTAGAATAGCGTTGGAGCACATGGTGCCTGTGATACTCTTAACAGACGGGTTCCTTGCTAATGGTTCGGAACCATGGCGTGTACCTGAAATGAGTTCACTTCCTGCAATTAAAGCACCATTTGTCGAGCCAAGTGAAAAGGAATATTTGCCTTATGAAAGAGACCCGGAAACACTTACCCGTAAATGGGCTGTGCCGGGGATGAAAGGTTTTGAGCACAGAGTAGGAGGTCTCGAAAAAATGGATAAAACCGGAAACGTTTCCTATGTGCCCGAAAATCACCAACTCATGAGTGAGTACAGGCAGGAGAAAGTTAATAAAGTTGCAGACGATTTCCCGTTGCCTTATGTTGAAGGTGCCGATGAGGGCGAGCTTCTGGTAATTGGATGGGGCGGAACTTATGGCCATCTTCATACTGCTGTAACTGAACTGCAGGAAGAAGGTAAAAAACTAAGTTTTGTACATTTTAATTATATCTATCCATTGCCTAAGGGTGTTGAAAAGATATTTGAGAAGTTCGATAACCTATTGGTGTGCGAATTGAATCTTGGGCAGTTTGCCGATTATCTTAGTA